A portion of the Acidisarcina polymorpha genome contains these proteins:
- a CDS encoding dolichyl-phosphate beta-glucosyltransferase: MTSEPTLSIIIPAYNERARIGPALEQVLACIQQKKWPAEVIVVNDGSKDGTADIVRAIASKNSIIRMIENPSNCGKGYSVRNGMLHAAGDILMFTDADLSAPIEEAERLFAAIRDGADIAIGSRWLDRGRQTKHQPFYRQMFGRCFNAVTRFVMGLPFADTQCGFKAFRRDVAYTVFQLQRIERWGFDPELLFIAIKRGYSIREVPVTWGHDERSRLSYLKDGLKMLEELVYIRWNAMTGVYSRDVSAFQPEVPVPKS, translated from the coding sequence ATGACTTCGGAACCCACATTGAGTATCATCATCCCGGCTTACAACGAGAGGGCGCGAATTGGCCCTGCGCTGGAGCAGGTGCTGGCGTGTATTCAACAGAAAAAGTGGCCAGCAGAGGTGATCGTCGTCAATGACGGATCAAAGGACGGGACGGCCGACATTGTTCGCGCGATCGCGTCGAAAAATTCCATCATCCGGATGATCGAAAACCCCTCCAATTGCGGCAAGGGATATAGCGTGCGCAACGGAATGCTCCATGCTGCAGGCGACATCCTCATGTTTACCGATGCCGACCTTTCAGCGCCGATCGAAGAGGCCGAGCGACTGTTTGCGGCCATTCGCGACGGGGCGGATATTGCTATCGGTTCACGCTGGCTCGACCGGGGAAGACAAACCAAGCATCAACCTTTCTACCGCCAGATGTTCGGCCGCTGCTTCAATGCCGTCACCCGCTTCGTCATGGGGCTGCCCTTCGCAGATACCCAGTGTGGATTTAAGGCGTTCCGTCGTGATGTCGCTTACACGGTCTTTCAGCTGCAGCGGATCGAACGCTGGGGATTTGACCCGGAACTGCTGTTCATCGCGATCAAGCGCGGCTATAGCATCCGCGAGGTCCCGGTGACCTGGGGTCATGATGAGCGAAGCCGCCTCAGTTATTTGAAGGATGGACTCAAAATGCTGGAGGAGCTGGTCTATATACGCTGGAACGCGATGACCGGAGTGTACAGCCGCGACGTCAGCGCATTTCAGCCAGAGGTCCCGGTACCGAAAAGTTGA
- the sppA gene encoding signal peptide peptidase SppA, giving the protein MNEQQKRSTWFWVLIGGSLFALFLAVVVGLAYAIVHTASGGQMPSLGAGLGAGGIGVIDVDGVILNAETPVDQLRKFADDNSIKAIILHIDSPGGGAAASQEIYEEVRRIRSEKKKPIVASIESVGASGAYYIAAGTGKIYANRASIVGSIGVIMEYTNYGDLLKWAKLKNVTIKAGELKDAGSPTRDLTPKEAAYMQGLVDNMHTQFIEDVAAGRSQTAAQIQPLATGQVWTGQQALPLHLIDSIGSFRDTLLATAKQVGISGEPQVVKPVNKRKTLLDALTSPGDLFPGPEKLLERNVGFYFLWR; this is encoded by the coding sequence ATGAATGAACAACAGAAGCGTTCCACCTGGTTCTGGGTCCTGATCGGCGGCTCCCTTTTCGCCCTATTCTTGGCGGTCGTTGTCGGTCTGGCCTATGCCATCGTTCACACTGCCAGCGGCGGCCAGATGCCGTCGCTTGGCGCTGGACTAGGAGCTGGCGGCATCGGCGTCATCGACGTAGATGGAGTAATTCTGAACGCTGAGACGCCGGTCGACCAGCTACGTAAGTTCGCGGACGACAACTCCATCAAGGCCATCATTTTGCACATTGACTCCCCGGGAGGTGGCGCGGCCGCCTCCCAAGAGATCTACGAAGAGGTTCGTCGCATTCGCAGCGAGAAAAAGAAGCCGATTGTTGCCAGCATTGAAAGTGTGGGCGCGAGCGGCGCCTACTATATTGCGGCCGGCACCGGCAAAATCTATGCCAATCGAGCCAGCATCGTTGGCAGCATCGGCGTCATTATGGAATACACCAACTACGGCGATCTACTCAAATGGGCAAAGCTGAAGAACGTCACCATCAAGGCGGGCGAACTAAAGGACGCCGGATCCCCAACTCGCGACCTTACTCCGAAGGAGGCAGCATATATGCAAGGCCTGGTCGACAATATGCACACCCAGTTCATTGAGGACGTTGCTGCCGGGCGTTCCCAGACTGCGGCCCAGATCCAACCGCTGGCGACTGGCCAGGTGTGGACAGGCCAGCAGGCGCTCCCCCTTCACCTCATCGACTCGATCGGCAGCTTCCGGGACACTCTGCTGGCTACCGCCAAACAAGTCGGTATCTCAGGCGAGCCCCAGGTGGTAAAACCCGTGAACAAGCGTAAAACTCTGCTCGATGCTCTTACCAGTCCGGGCGATCTCTTTCCAGGCCCAGAAAAACTGCTGGAAAGGAACGTGGGCTTCTATTTCCTGTGGCGGTGA
- a CDS encoding HU family DNA-binding protein: protein MTKADLVEEVTQLGNLTRRDGEVIVDTIFDSVIGALRSGDKIEIRGFGSFRIRQRKPRIGRNPKTGARVDVPAKRVPYFKPSKELRDLVNPKAKE, encoded by the coding sequence ATGACTAAGGCAGACTTGGTGGAGGAAGTGACGCAGCTCGGCAACCTCACCCGCCGCGACGGTGAAGTCATTGTGGACACCATCTTCGATTCCGTGATCGGGGCACTCAGATCGGGAGACAAAATCGAAATCCGCGGCTTCGGCAGCTTTCGCATCCGTCAGCGCAAGCCACGTATCGGTAGAAATCCGAAAACCGGGGCAAGAGTGGATGTCCCGGCGAAGCGCGTTCCCTATTTCAAGCCGAGTAAAGAACTCCGCGATCTGGTCAACCCTAAAGCTAAAGAGTGA